The proteins below are encoded in one region of Clostridium estertheticum:
- a CDS encoding FMN-binding protein, with protein MVKKIKKTQIFRHIIQLIMFVLSPGLFILAFSELKSIYTMIIKGNLNFITAFPTLIEFTTVIIVTIFLGRFFCGWVCAFGAYNDFIYLLSKKVFKVNFKVNEEVDKVLKYVKYVVLLLLVIIVWTMGSKVLDTTSPWDAFAQITNFPQVLFDYTIGVALLLLITLGALFVERFFCRYLCPLGAVFNILSRIGILKIKKPTDKCGKCRLCTNNCSMGLSLYKAQSVCGGDCINCFKCIEACPRSNTKINVLGENVNPELASGVAIAAMVGLYAVNNLGAQALANSGLATASTTSTSTSSTSQKYKDGTYTGTGTGFHGATTEMSVTIKDNKITKVETVSNGDTPDFYARAESTITSEIISNQSTSVDTVSGATYSSEGIISATQEALKKAEVGSSATTPTTTDTSTTTDSSTDVADTNTTTDSTATTANTYKDGTYTGSGSGFHGGTTQMSVTIKDNKITKVETVSNGDTPDFYVRAESTIISQIVSTQSTTVDTVSGATYSSEGIISATQEALSKAKA; from the coding sequence ATGGTAAAAAAGATAAAGAAAACACAAATATTTAGACATATAATACAACTGATTATGTTTGTTTTGTCACCTGGTTTATTTATATTAGCTTTTTCAGAACTAAAAAGTATTTATACTATGATTATTAAAGGCAATCTCAATTTTATAACAGCTTTTCCTACTTTAATTGAGTTCACAACAGTTATAATTGTAACTATTTTCCTTGGCAGATTCTTTTGTGGCTGGGTTTGTGCATTTGGAGCTTATAATGATTTCATTTATTTATTATCAAAAAAAGTATTTAAGGTTAATTTTAAGGTAAACGAAGAAGTAGATAAAGTTTTAAAATACGTGAAATATGTTGTTCTATTATTACTTGTAATTATTGTTTGGACCATGGGAAGTAAAGTTCTTGATACAACTAGTCCTTGGGATGCTTTTGCGCAAATAACAAATTTTCCTCAGGTATTATTTGATTACACTATTGGAGTGGCACTTTTACTTTTAATAACACTAGGTGCTCTCTTTGTAGAAAGATTTTTCTGTAGATATTTATGTCCTTTAGGAGCTGTTTTTAATATATTATCAAGAATAGGAATACTTAAAATTAAAAAGCCTACTGATAAATGTGGAAAGTGTAGATTGTGCACAAATAATTGTTCAATGGGATTATCACTTTACAAAGCTCAGAGTGTATGTGGTGGAGATTGCATTAACTGTTTTAAATGTATTGAAGCGTGTCCAAGAAGTAATACTAAGATAAATGTTCTTGGCGAAAATGTAAACCCAGAACTTGCAAGCGGTGTAGCCATAGCTGCTATGGTAGGACTTTATGCTGTTAATAATTTAGGTGCTCAAGCATTAGCAAATAGTGGATTAGCTACAGCAAGTACTACTAGTACAAGTACAAGTAGTACTTCTCAAAAATATAAAGATGGAACATATACAGGAACAGGTACTGGTTTCCATGGCGCTACAACTGAGATGTCAGTAACAATAAAAGATAATAAAATAACTAAAGTTGAAACAGTATCAAATGGTGATACACCTGATTTTTATGCAAGAGCAGAAAGTACAATAACTTCTGAAATAATATCGAATCAATCAACATCAGTTGATACTGTTTCTGGCGCTACTTATAGTAGTGAAGGTATTATTAGCGCAACGCAGGAAGCATTAAAGAAAGCGGAAGTAGGTTCGTCTGCAACTACACCAACTACTACTGATACAAGTACAACAACAGATAGCAGTACTGATGTTGCTGATACAAATACAACAACAGATAGTACAGCGACTACTGCAAATACCTATAAAGATGGTACATATACAGGATCGGGTAGTGGATTTCATGGTGGTACAACGCAGATGTCAGTTACAATAAAAGACAATAAAATAACTAAAGTCGAAACAGTATCAAATGGAGACACTCCTGATTTTTATGTAAGAGCAGAAAGCACGATAATTTCTCAAATAGTATCGACCCAATCAACAACAGTAGACACAGTTTCTGGTGCTACTTATAGTAGTGAAGGTATTATTAGTGCAACACAGGAGGCTCTAAGTAAGGCTAAAGCATAG